In one window of Helianthus annuus cultivar XRQ/B chromosome 17, HanXRQr2.0-SUNRISE, whole genome shotgun sequence DNA:
- the LOC118488864 gene encoding extensin-like has protein sequence MADLEGPTSVKVKVIMPPRFLRGRGKGPVTGHDHEAGPSHRRTPSITMSTSPQEPWRLYVEPGRRSVSLSSSPSYQHSFGPNSENEPNNQPPAFIPLQRSNSHHSFGSPTPVFQSRFNPANLLPEPMGFNPLGPGDHFPEENDMDEDTDPVEPASGTPNHPIEISDGSSFHGSPYRGPDSYEERFRNIDWYFTPSEHSHHEQQQDPSVGHQFVAVTPPPPPPPSSGSHYPPLQEEEDPYDGGPSSPIPDVNSVPVVPPLGFDNPIPAYAGSAAYNPFEQPAHTHYNYNYGYAEVDPYLVARDYNALHPEGPYGGPWTTGYPTYGYQHQPPPPPVYQPPQPPIQQEVLERLSQVEQEVREDRKERQGFFKGLSDLLKGKSKRRGH, from the exons GTCATTATGCCACCCAGATTCCTTCGAGGTAGAGGCAAAGGACCCGTGACAGGTcatgatcacgaagccgggccttcgcaccggcgaacCCCATCCATTACTATGAGCACCAGCCCGCAAGAGCCCTGGAGACTCTATGTCGAACCAGGAAGGCGATCAGTATCCCTTAGCTCCTCTCCTTCGTACCAACATTCATTTGGGCCCAATTCTGAAAACGAGCCCAATAACCAGCCTCCAGCTTTCATACCTCTCCAAAGATCCAATTCTCACCATTCTTTTGGCAGCCCAACACCCGTCTTCCAAAGCCGGTTTAACCCGGCTAACCTTTTGCCTGAACccatgggttttaacccactcggaccgggAGACCACTTTCCAGAGGAAAACGacatggatgaggatactgaCCCCGTGGAGCCAGCATCAGGAACGccgaaccatcccatcgagatatcaGATGGGTCATCATTCCATGGATCGCCATATCGTGGTCCAGACAGCTACGAGGAAAGGTTCCGAAACATTGACTGGTACTTCACACCGTCTGAACACTCGCATCAtgagcagcaacaggatccttcagTGGGTCATCAatttgtggcagtcacgccaccgccgccaccgcca CCATctagtggcagccattatcccccacttcaggaggaagaagACCCCTATGATGGTGGTCCGTCAAGCCCCATACCAGATGTCAACTCAGTACCTGTGGTACCACCTCTGGGTTTCGATAACCCGATTCCTGCATATGCTGGGTCAGCGGCAtacaacccatttgagcagccggcacacacccactacaactacaactacggTTATGCAGAGGTAGATCCATACCTAGTAGCTCGGGATTACAATGCTCTTCATCCTGAAGGACCATATGGAGGGCCATGGACTACTGGttacccgacttatgggtaccagcatcaGCCACCTCCTCCGCCGGTGTATCAGCCGCCTCAGCCACCGATTCAACAGGAAGTCCTTGAAAGGCTGAGTCAAGTTGAGCAAGAAGTTCGTGAAGACCGCAAAGAGCGGCAAGGATTCTTCAAGGGACTGTCAGACTTGCTTAAAGGGAAGTCGAAAAGGAGGGGTCATTGA